In Gulosibacter molinativorax, a single window of DNA contains:
- a CDS encoding cold-shock protein: MTTGTVKWFNAEKGFGFITVDGEGGDVFVHYRSIEMKGFRTLEEGQAVEFEVVQGEKGPQAEHVRPAGA, from the coding sequence ATGACCACTGGAACCGTGAAGTGGTTCAACGCCGAAAAGGGCTTCGGCTTCATCACCGTCGATGGTGAGGGTGGGGATGTGTTCGTGCACTACCGCTCCATCGAGATGAAGGGCTTTCGGACGCTCGAAGAGGGCCAGGCCGTCGAGTTCGAGGTTGTGCAGGGCGAAAAGGGCCCGCAGGCCGAGCACGTTCGTCCCGCCGGCGCCTAA
- the groL gene encoding chaperonin GroEL (60 kDa chaperone family; promotes refolding of misfolded polypeptides especially under stressful conditions; forms two stacked rings of heptamers to form a barrel-shaped 14mer; ends can be capped by GroES; misfolded proteins enter the barrel where they are refolded when GroES binds), whose product MSKMIAFDEEARRGLERGLNILADTVKVTLGPRGRNVVLEKKWGAPTITNDGVSIAKEIELEDPYEKIGAELVKEVAKKTDDVAGDGTTTATVLAQALVKEGLRNVAAGADPISVRRGIDKAVDAVVASLLEGAQDVETKEHIAATASISAADPQIGEIIAEAIDKVGREGVVTVEESNTFGTTLELTEGMRFDKGYLSQYFVTDAERQEAVFEDPYILIVNSKISNVKDLLPVVDKVMQAGKQLLIIAEDVDGEALATLVVNKIRGIFKSAAVKAPGFGDRRKAMLQDIAILTGGQVISEEVGLKLENTELDMLGRARKVVITKDETTIIEGAGAAEQIEGRVSQIKAEIANTDSDYDREKLQERLAKLAGGVAVIKAGAATEVELKERKHRIEDAVRNAKAAVEEGIVAGGGVALAQSGAAVDGLELSGDEATGAKIVKWALDAPLKQIALNAGLEAGVVAERVRNLEAGHGLNAANGEYVDMVATGILDPVKVTRSALQNAASIAGLFLTTEAVVADKPVPASAAPAADPTGGMDF is encoded by the coding sequence ATGTCGAAGATGATCGCCTTTGATGAAGAGGCTCGTCGCGGTCTTGAGCGTGGACTGAACATCCTCGCCGACACCGTGAAGGTTACCCTTGGCCCGCGCGGCCGCAACGTTGTTCTCGAGAAGAAGTGGGGCGCTCCCACCATCACGAACGACGGTGTCTCGATCGCCAAGGAAATCGAACTCGAAGACCCATACGAGAAGATCGGTGCCGAGCTCGTCAAGGAGGTCGCGAAGAAGACCGACGACGTCGCTGGTGACGGTACGACCACCGCAACCGTGCTTGCTCAGGCGCTCGTCAAGGAAGGCCTCCGCAACGTTGCTGCCGGCGCCGACCCCATCTCGGTCCGCCGTGGAATTGACAAGGCTGTTGACGCCGTTGTCGCCTCGCTCCTCGAGGGCGCGCAGGATGTCGAGACCAAGGAGCACATCGCTGCTACCGCCTCGATCTCGGCTGCTGACCCGCAGATCGGTGAGATCATCGCTGAGGCAATCGACAAGGTCGGTCGCGAAGGCGTCGTGACCGTCGAAGAGTCGAACACCTTCGGCACCACCCTCGAACTGACCGAGGGTATGCGCTTCGACAAGGGCTACCTCTCGCAGTACTTCGTGACTGACGCGGAGCGCCAGGAAGCGGTCTTCGAGGACCCATACATCCTCATCGTCAACAGCAAGATCTCGAACGTCAAGGACCTCCTCCCGGTCGTTGACAAGGTCATGCAGGCTGGCAAGCAGCTCCTCATCATCGCGGAAGACGTCGACGGTGAAGCACTCGCGACCCTCGTTGTGAACAAGATCCGCGGCATCTTCAAGTCGGCTGCCGTCAAGGCTCCGGGCTTCGGCGACCGCCGCAAGGCAATGCTGCAGGACATCGCGATCCTCACCGGCGGCCAGGTCATCTCGGAAGAGGTTGGCCTCAAGCTCGAGAACACCGAGCTCGACATGCTCGGCCGCGCACGCAAGGTCGTCATCACCAAGGACGAGACCACGATCATCGAGGGCGCTGGCGCCGCCGAGCAGATCGAGGGTCGCGTCTCGCAGATCAAGGCTGAGATCGCGAACACCGACTCAGACTACGACCGTGAGAAGCTCCAGGAGCGCCTCGCGAAGCTCGCCGGTGGCGTTGCCGTCATCAAGGCTGGTGCCGCAACCGAGGTTGAGCTCAAGGAGCGCAAGCACCGCATTGAGGACGCAGTCCGCAACGCAAAGGCTGCTGTTGAAGAAGGTATCGTCGCCGGTGGTGGCGTTGCCCTCGCACAGTCCGGCGCGGCTGTTGACGGCCTCGAGCTCTCGGGCGATGAGGCGACCGGTGCGAAGATCGTGAAGTGGGCGCTCGACGCTCCGCTCAAGCAGATCGCACTCAACGCTGGTCTTGAAGCAGGCGTCGTCGCAGAGCGAGTCCGCAACCTCGAGGCAGGCCACGGCCTGAACGCCGCGAACGGCGAGTACGTCGACATGGTTGCTACCGGCATCCTCGACCCCGTAAAGGTGACCCGCTCGGCGCTGCAGAACGCGGCTTCGATCGCTGGCCTCTTCCTCACCACCGAGGCTGTTGTTGCAGACAAGCCGGTTCCGGCAAGCGCAGCTCCGGCGGCTGACCCCACCGGCGGGATGGACTTCTAA
- a CDS encoding WXG100 family type VII secretion target — MAKFTVDSDFMATTMATAYSDIDAVQTHTSQLTTTLTTLESSWSGQASVAFQGAVEQWRGAQSQVEEAIQSINQALGAAADYYGTTESDIIRLFAV, encoded by the coding sequence GTGGCAAAGTTCACCGTTGACTCAGATTTCATGGCCACGACCATGGCCACCGCATACAGCGATATCGATGCCGTCCAGACCCATACGAGCCAGCTCACGACGACGCTGACCACGCTCGAATCAAGCTGGTCGGGTCAGGCCTCCGTCGCGTTTCAGGGTGCCGTCGAGCAGTGGCGCGGCGCCCAGAGCCAGGTTGAGGAGGCCATCCAGAGCATCAACCAGGCGCTTGGTGCCGCAGCAGATTACTACGGCACGACCGAGAGCGACATCATCCGTCTCTTCGCCGTCTAG